A segment of the Lycium barbarum isolate Lr01 chromosome 7, ASM1917538v2, whole genome shotgun sequence genome:
agtccatattgatcatttcccctttccagacaggaatatcaatattctgagccaagccaccgggcctctggtgttcggctttcacctgctgacagttcaggcacttagctacaaaatttgccacattcttcttcatgtcgttccaccagtgaatctccttgagatcatgatacatcttcgtggaacttgggtgaatggaatacctagagttgtgagcttctaacaTAATTCTCTCTCTAAGCCCatcaacatctggaacgcataatctgccttgatatctcaaggtaccattatctccctcctgctcaaaagctaaggctttctattcgtgaatcctctttttcatctgcagcaagtaggaatcaccaaactgtttctctctaacttcgatgactaaggaggaataagccatgttctgggcaacaactccacctacttcggagcctgaaagtcgaattcctagcttggataagcggtgaacttctttcaccatattTATCTTATTTGTCTAAATCATGAGCCATACTTCCCATACTTTATtttagatacttcctaaaatactcattgtactgttgtgcgctaagtctatgACTAGCACCTTAAGGATTAGAGTCTCGTGCAATGGCACTATCCTTGTGACACATATCTAGGCAtaatcttatagcttttctgtgatcgcctaatcgataataattgaacttgacatGATTTgctcgacgatcattctactcatttcgggttaggcatattcccTATGGAGACTATcccattatgccaacctaactgaactgaggttcttcatatatcatactaacccttcgggtcttcaattatcttactggacttactggcgatttatgcatctcccccttagaccaaggctaacatctcATAATTATAAATTATTCTCTTTTGATAGGATttcaattaacattccttatcttctgtaattcctttgtactctacaacactgatttttttatatatatatttttttttactcacATCGGAGCAATTCCTCATGGGGAAAAAcaaaatttacttacatgaacgggttgctactgtattcataactggcatactccatcttaacgacttaactctgctcacacttgTAAATCTTAGGAAAACCTCTTttgataactcttaaaggctattcttctgtagtttgctctcttacagctttagctgatttcttcttccactaatcactctattctgaacttaacttaagccttTGTTTTCtcacacacattcggatgtatccgaactgtcacccacacAAGGTGTTCATCTAAATAGGAAATCAAATCTTATTTCTCAAAGTCAGTTGcactcgtaacttagtcaaatcttatcattactgttgacatgacttttccagacatattacgaacttatatctcgttctccttctatttctaggaaaattttggcagagttttctctgtatttcttactatcccaaaaaccagcacgcaggaaataccaacaatgcctcgcaAGGccaacatgtatacatatatatcatatcatatcatatcatagccacacagggctcccaatttcaacaacagtataaaaatgatgaacttacctcatatgtccaactcaaattatacctgttacactttcctgtttattttccctttctatctttaactgcagatggagtgggtcctgatgacctccggtagaaaactgtctgccaccacttccttgagatccttcatgatttacctttttcctgttgacttagctccttttctaatttctctgatatcctctccctgttgtattccattctcatttctcaagaacatcattatcattcaacatcccattcattccactacaccccttctcgggcaacttacattgtattccactttcaatagcacttgaagtctcattcgttaccagtaagtactgcacaattgtaccctctatgggtaaacatccttacttggaccttgaattacctgttcatctcctgcgcattcgaaacgtatgaaattcgagaggaagagaagttacttattggtctaagcttcatggcacgatctagagtagaaagaaatgagacaatcctgaatgtcttggtggtcaactgtttatatgtatggggccctcacacatataaaagagaccccactggacacggtttcatagactccctaaagatccttgaacctaggctttgataccaagctttgtcacgccccgaaccatggcctggacgtaacacggcactcggtgcctgactgcatgtgaccgagcgaaccacatggcttgctgaactatcatgaggcatacatgagcggaaatataatgtgaatgcatgatgagcctttataaaacgtaatgagtcataatacttaataaaatacttgttaaacatgagtgagccaaaatggctatacgactccaaatgtttggcatgacataactgacttgtctagtctatgaaacctctatcatgagtctgactggaaaacataattactgggacaaggcccccagcatacctttacatgcaaaactaaataGAGAGACACAAtgtttaaaccccgaatgaggtggggctcaccaataaactggtacgagcaaatcctactgatcagaagcgtcgttctgtaaatccgtacctgcatcgtgaaatacaggcccccgggcaataaaaggggacgtcagcacattgaatgtactggtatgtaaagcaactgaaagaaataacataggacatgaataacatgataagaactgaaactgaaaacctggacatgaacatgagcatgagtacataagcatgaaattgaaactgaaactgagtactggaactgaacataaacatgagtactgtaaacatgagataatctgtaataatctgtaatgatctgtaataatgacatgaaccaccacggggagaaacgtggagtctgatctctgcccgatcagctaagccatctcgtaccttgtcggggcacgagacatgaacatgacatgaactgtaataccgacatgaaccaccacggggagaaacgtggagtctgatctctgcccgatcagctaagctatctcgtaccttgccggggcacgagacatgaatctgacataaatggatccaaatccctcaatggggaaaatatgaaggaatcgtcctatctgggcggagcgatccttatcctacgttggcatacgtagtttcaggctatcttgagccttctcggtattaatacaactcccgaacatgagaataacgtagttggctaagaagcccatgactttcgtgaattaacttgtacttgtcttgaaatcatgatttcacgaaataacttgtaaacatggtttcatgcaataatcttgtaaacatggtttcatgaaataacttataaaatagtttcataagataacttgtcatagtcttgcaaacatgttcttgattcatgagtaataagaatatttcgaaatcatatatataattgacttgaaaacatgcttgtaacttgctagataaaatcatgaaGTTTCATGTAATCATATTGAGAAcccatgaggaagaattcatgattcatggattaagctagggttcctaataaccgtaatggaagattaggaatacaacaacgaatatagatacaaaattcatgtacataaatacttaaatacgggctaccaatatgttggatttagtgccctaagatttgaacttcatggatatcaaggaaacgaagcatggggaagaacatagagattccctcatgtggatggaagttctacataccttagttgttccaaaacttgaattaaagacttggattttgaaaaagatttcctaaatcttgattcttgaatcttgagatgggttttcttgaaaaccctagattaggaatgattatttcttgtttagattacaaggatatatgttagaattgagttggaataattggaatggacttaccttggtgttcttgatgttggaggagagtaggaggtcgctctagggtttgagggaatgaaaaataatgacttgaactgatataaacgaacatataatgttttggaaaatgcagtttacgtccagcactgtgctggccgtatttcaagtttacgggccgtaaactgcaatacggtccgtattctgccatatggactgcactgtctctcttcagtaaaatggccataactctttgcacagatgtccgtttgacccccgtaagataccgttggaaaggtatttcaatgatctacaactttcatcaaggaagttttcccaaattccaaacacgttttgaaatacgggccgtaaagtgaaatacggtccgtatttaaccgtatgacctcaaaatgtcaaattccagaatgttcagaaattcttggtttcagtttacgggcactgttcatggtcgtaaattgaaatacgactactgttcatgggcgtaaaccaccatatcacaacttaacggaaaaatttcaattcccacattctttatctgatgttctaagtctaggatcgcggtcaaaactttcattaaaagtacggggtgttacattctTATTGCACAGTTTTACTCGACATTCTCCTTTCGGATCTTGTTTTTGGATTGGCGGGACTGTCATATAGTACATGACAATAGGTACAAGTATTTACCCTGAGCCTTCATAGACTACATTTTATTATCTGTAATATAGAGTTATGGGACTATATAAAATGGTATTATATATGGTAGATTACGAAAACTAAAAATAGAAGGAAGAATTTAAACAAAAGAAACTGAAAGAGAAATATTTACCTAGAGCCTTCATAGACTTGCCAAACGAACACTCATATGACCTTAAATTGGGAAAAAATATAaatcaaaagaagaaaagaaagaaagactgcTAAAGAAGAAGATTGAATAAGAACTTACTTCGGAGACAAACAGTTAAACCAGGACCAATCATGACAACAACGGCAGTTAgattgtttttcaaaaaattgtTAATGCTACTAAAAGTTGTGTCGAATTTGTTTACTATAAAAGTTGTAATTGTTCAAGAAAAGGATAAATGACAAACAAATTAACAACAATaatggaaaaatgaaaaaataaggaTAAAAGCAGAAACAACACATTGATAAAGCAGGAAAAGGGAAAATATGAAAAAATTGAAAgggaagaaatttggagaaagaGAGAGGACCACAATAGTGAAAAAGGAATGGGGAACGGTATCATGCTAAGATTTGGTAGAAGAAAGTATAAAAGAGAGAGAGCAGTCCATTGGATTACAGCCCCTTGGGAGTGGTATGGGGCTATGGTTACAACTCAACACGTCTTTGATTTTGATTCTCAGCCTTCCAAAAAATTGGGGAAAAGAACATAAAATAATGGCACAAAAATGAATCTGACCGAATGAAAAGGACATATATTTGTTTTTGGAAGTGACGTTTCGGTTGGAAGTGACTATGAAGAAAATTTCTAATATAAGAATATTTCATAGATCATAAATTTGTCCATTAGTGCACTTCTTGCTAAACATACATTAACTTATGGAAAAGTTTATCACTGACTCTTgcaaattgaattgaatgaattggaTTTGTATTTCATTTGCCAAGAAAAAGCCGAACTGGAAAAGGTATCTAGTTGGTCTGGTTTTGATTTTCAAGAAAACTGAATCAAACCGGCCATGAACACCGCTAAATAAAGGATAAAAGAATTTCCATCATATGTACAACAACTTAGATATTAATGCAAACATGCTAAATCCATTTGAGTCTGTGTCCGTACGTGCAATTACTTCAACATTACAAGAGAAAACTTGAAGTTACAAAAGTTACAAAAATTCCTTATTGCAATTCATTTTGAGACACTGAGTTCTGATTATCTTCTTCTGTACAATCAGAAGTATAACTATATGAACTTTCACTTTTTGGAGAAATGTTATCTTGAGAACGCTCAGGATGAGGCATATCTTGCCTCAGTTTTCCTAGTTGGTCAAGTTCAACTGCTACCTCCTTCATGCTTGGCCTTTTCCTCGCATTAAAATTTAAGCATCTCTTGGCAAGCTTGGCCACAACAAGAATCACATGTTCATCCGCAACTTCTTTTACAATTTCAGTGTCTACGATCTCAAATATGCGATTTTGTTTCAATAATAATGTGAAACGTATGGCCAAACCTGGATCTTCTATTTCGCTTGAAGAGACAGCCCTTTGACTTGTTAGAAGCTCAGCAAGAATTACACCGAAGGCATAGACATCACATTTGTCGGTAAGTTGACCTGATCGGAAGTATTCTGGAGCTATGTAACCAAATGTACCTCCTACTAGTGTTGTTAAATGAGTCTTGTCGACAGACAAAAATCTCGAAAGTCCAAAATCAGAAACCACTGCTCTAAAATTATCATCTAGTAATATGTTGTTTGATTTTATATCTCTGTGAAGAATGGGAGTAGAAGCAGATGAGTGCATGTAAGAAAGCGCCCCTGCTACTTCTGCAGCAATTCGCAAGCGATGATCCCACGATAATATTATTTCTTGGCGCGAATGAATCTGAACATCCAACTCAGACTTTGAGTGAGTGGGGTTAGAACTGTGACTAAGGTTTCCGTGAATATGGGATGACAAGGTTCCATTCGAGATGTACTCATAAACTAATAATGGGACTTGAGTTTCTAAGCAACAGCCAAGTACCTGTTGACAATAGTAAACTTAAATGTTAAAGTTATGATTAAAGTGCTAGGTTCATTTATATCTTGAGTTATCTTCAGTGCTTAAAGTGAGTGACTATTGAGTTATCCTAAATTGTTCATTAATTATGATTGTGAATAGGAGCAAGAGTTGATGTAGTAGCACTGTGTGCGCGTGTTGTGTAAGTCTAGTGTGTTATTTTGTAAGAGTATATGAATTTTCTAATATTGTTAGTGCGTTTACGTTCACCTCCCTCTTCCATCCTGTTTATGCATTACAGGTTTTTTAATCTTTGAATTATGTTGTTCTCTTTCTCCATTTTTAATAATATGGTAGCAGGAGCGTTGAAATATCAACAGTACCTTGACAATGTGTCTCTGATTTATTTGGGAGAGAATGAGTATCTCATTTATAAACTGTTCAATTTGATCTTCATTCACTGCATTGGATTTCTTCACAGCTACAATGCTTCCATCTGATAACATTCCTTTATAGACAGTCCCAAGCCCTCCTTTACCAAGAATTCGAATTTCATTGAAGTTGTCTGTTGCTTTCTCCAGCTCCTCTTTCAAAAAGTGCTTCAACAAAGAGTCACTAGTACTTTCTCCATTTAAGGGAATACGTTGTCGTAAAAGCAATCCACCATTCCTCTTGAAAAACTTTTGTTTAGCTTTCTTTTCTTCCCTCTTCCCGAGCCACTTGCGTAGCCAAAGACAAACTGCTACCAGGATTACCAAAGTAAATGCTGCTACAAGACCTGCTTGTGAGCAAACCACTATCTTTATAAACATACATAAATCCATATTTAGTATCTAAGGGAAATTTCTGGAAATGCAAAGGACGCACTGAACTGGTGCTCCTCCTACTTTCCCTACGTCTCCAGGCCCCTTTGTAATTTGCAAACATAAATTATGTTGAGTTTCTAATTAGAATGAATGTCATAAAGATTTTAGTTAGGTCATAACATGAAAAGGATCATAAATCTATGACAGTTCAAAGGAGTAATTTGTCTCAAATAAAAAGTTATAGAAAACATAAATTACTTTAACAAAGAAAAAAGaggggaaaagagataaagaAGAGAGTTATACGATACCCAAGCAGATTTGTATAAGGGGCATGTGTTTCACATTATTTGGCTCACAAAGGAAACTGCCAGGAGTATTAACACAGCGAGTTTTGTTGGAACAACGCTTCCATTTTGGACTTGCACACTCGTTGATGTCTGTGGAAATTAACAAGGAATCATCCATAAAAACAGAGATAAGTAACTGAGAAAACCAGACATATTACATGCTGAAATAAGTTAAAATACATTGTTAGTGTAAGatattgagcccgtttggattgacttattttaagtgtttttaagccaaaacagTTTTTAAGCCAAAAGCCAAAAGCTACAATACCTAACTTATGGCTTATGCTTAAAATTCACTTAatataagtccatccaaacgggctcattgtTATATTTTTTCTCCCTCTGTTttaccccacattgtgggatttcattggatatgttattgttgttttattttgtttgtcttagtttgaaTTTGCACGAAGTTAAAAAATATAACGAATACATTTGGATCTTGTGGTATTAAACTAAAGGTGTCTATAACATACCAAATGTACCTTTTAAATCTTATGGTCTTAAATATTTCATGTCATTCCTATAAGGGTGTGCTATTAAGTGTAATATATGAGAATATCGGAAttaaaaacttactaaatataaaaaaatgatGTTGTTTTTGAAATagaataaaaatgaaagtaaGATATGAAAGttaaaatggagggagtaatatagATAAGTTAAATCCCAAAAACATAAAAGAGAAATGGACAGGGGAATTAGTACCTTGGCATCCGTGAGGGAGGTAAGGGTTGCCTTGATAACCAGCAGAGCAATTGCATCGGTATCCCTCACCAGGTCTAGTAGTGTCATCGACGCACCTACTGTTATTTCTACACGCATAATATTTTGGCCTTCTCATGGCTTTGTCGCAACTAACATTGCCAATTACCCAGTCAAACGCTACCCTTGCTTCATAATAATCATCTTCTTTGCATTTACCAAATAATTGAGTGAAGTTAGACTCAGAAAAGCCCTTTTCCAAAATTAAGACATAGCTGCAATTGTTAGATGCCCACGATGTTTTCTCCGTGTTCATTGTTTGTATAGACACATTCAACCGTCCTGGTATTTTCGAAAATGCAGACTGACAACAACCGTTACTCCCAGTGCAATAAGATAATGAAGCTGAAGAAGATGAAAAGTTATTGGTGAGGTTGCTGCAGAAAGAAGAACATCCACTTACAATGTATCCACTGCTAGTGTCTAAATCTTTGACACCAGCATAAACGTCACACCCAATGGCTACTAGAATGTTCTTCTTTGAAAGACTGATATACTCGGTGCTGGTTTGCCAAGCATCACCGTAAATGTTCTTTCCAGATGATTTGTTGTAGGGGGTAGGCCTAAAAGGAATAACAACCGATACGGAGTCCACTGATATGCTTCGCAATTTACGACCACCAATAAAAGCAGTGTTGTTAGTGCAGCTCACTTCGAATTTTTCATTGAAGTAACACCCTTTTCCTATTCCAAATGGATAAGGAATGGTTATGTTGCCGCATCTCTCTGGGCAGCCAGGTTTTGATGAAGATAATATTGCTGATGATGACCATATTCTTGTAGCTGAAACTTGTGGCGTTTCTTTAAAAAGCAGCCCAATAAGAAGAACAAAAAATGACCAGATGGGAATCTGCATCTTCGTGTATACTGGTATGTACTGCTGCTTAATTCTTTGGTCGAATCGTATCTTATAATGGCACAATTTCTGCAAACATTTACTTTGAAATAGAAGCTGCTAAGGGTGAAATAGAAACTGCTAAGGCTTCCCCACTTATCCACACACGGAAAAGAAATAACTTTACAGGTGGCATCCATAAATTAAAACTTATTATTGTAATTTTGAAATGTCTTGGTCCAGCATCCATTTCATTGGATTGGATATATGTGGATATTTTTTCttcacttttctttttccttcttttttgtgttttgtttggTTTTGGTTCTTAATTTATGGATGGCTGTTTCTGTTATTTGGAATCTCTATCTCAATAGAAAGTGATACTCATGTATTGTCTTTTTTTTCCTCTTACCATGTGAATGAAAAAGGTTCTTTGAACATATCTTTTTACGGCTCACTTATGCTTTAAATCATTTCTAAATTTTAGGTTTGGTATGATTATAATacaagaagagaaagaagaaagatgggCAGCCAGTTTTGACAACAGAAAGAAGATCATATgataaaatttccattttgctGCAAATTTTGTGCGATCAGTTAACTTTGATTTGCATTTTTGATTCATCATTGTCGGATTGAGCTGAACTTTTTACTGAGAGTTTCTAACATCCTTTTCTTATTTTGAATAGTGAAGATCATGATTTTAGCTGTAAATTTTGAGTCGCGAAATTCTTACTTGTTCTGTTGCTGTTAGTACTACTGTTTCTCCTTGTCTGATATATATTAGAGAACATTTTATTCTCTTTTCATAGAGTGGAGCTATTTGATGGACCGAAGATCATGTGGTTTTTACTCGTCGTGTTGAAAACGTTATATAATTGCCTTTGTCATAATTATTTTGTATGGATATAACAAAACAAGTTAATGAATAAATGTTGAGTCCACAGATTTTTTGCAATTTGACTTTCTGATGGTATATGTTTGAATTGCCTTTTTCAAAACGAAATGAATGTCATGATTAGAATCTGGTATTATTAGTTTTGATTGGTTGGATATTCAGTCATGAAGTAGGAGCACAATTTTCATGGTGGCAGtcactttcttctccttccttCAATTTTTTAACTCTCTAAAGTTGTCTTCATGCGATATATAGATTACAGGTTCGAGTCCTAGAATAAGCAACTGATACCTAGGCTGCCTTTATTACATCCCTTGACGTGCGGCCTTTCCTCGGAATCTGGTAAATGAGGGATGCTTCGTGCACTTGGTTGCCCCTTTAAATTCCAGTTATGAAGTACTGAAACTGCTAATAAGCAGTTGATGTGTTGGTTAAAAAAGTGTTGGTAAGCTGTGCTTTTGTTAGAATGACTGAAATACCCTTAAAACTTTtgcaaaataaatttaaaaatatcCTTATAGAAAAAAGGACGGCGTGAAGAGCAAGTTAggaattttattttgggaaagatATTTTGAGAGTTTAAAAAACTGTTAGGGATAAAATACTCCTTTCATCCCagtttatgtgacactctttcttTTTCGATTtgtccaaaaaagaatgacacctttgTCTAGATAAGATTAAACTGACTTAAcctgtttatatatatactagtttcggcacgtgcgttgcacgtgtatccggtggcggagccagaattatCACTAAGGGGTgttaaaatataaagaagtaaattcACGAAGAAGCCCAGGAGTGtcaatatgtaatatatatacataaaaataaaaaatttcctaGCTACACAATATAATTTTCGGACGAAGGGGTGTCGATTGACATCCTCAACTACATGTGGCTCCGCCAAGTGTATCCCGATTCGTCTAATACAAAATTTTGAATTTTCCAAAGGGAAAAGTCAGTTAGAATGAAATTTCCAATTTATATTGGTTGTTTGTTAATCTACTTTTCTTACCTTTTCTATTTGGTTTTGTTTTACCTTTGATTCTTTCTCATGTTGTCCTCCTTAATTATGTAAGTTCCTCCCGGTCAATTTTGAGATGTTGAAAAATCTGTCTTTCTTTCCTTGattaacattattattattattgtaacATCAAATATACGTAAGGATCACAAATATTGTGACTTGTCCGAAGAATTAAAGGAGAGCGAATTAATGGAGAAAAGGCTAATAGACAAAACTTAGGCAAAGAGCATACTATGAAAAAACTTCATTAGCTCAATCTTGAAAAACATACCAGAAACTTAACTATAATTTTCAACTTTTCTAAATGCATGAAATAATACCAAATTATCTTCATCTACTACTCGTTTTAATCGAGTACTGCTTAGAAATCTAACTTTCACCAATATTCCAAACTTCATTGTCTTCCTTGTCGTCATAAGCACGATCTTCTATATTTCATTTGCACAGGTTTCTCATCCTTATTTTCTTGTTTCCTGTTCAGGCATGTGTCCTTTAAGATGTATATTTCTGAGCTTTATTCTCATGGTAGGTGGTACTACCAAAAAAGGATCGGGGAGAGAAATTATGTAAAGGTTTATAATAAATACCTAAGCGAAAGTTGGAGAATTCcattgctattatttataatacACCGTGGCCTAAATTTATATTCACAAGACCTTTGGCCTTTCAAATTCCTTCAGAAATGCAACTGTAAATTACAGCCTGATTTATTGACTACAattttgtatttttgtttttaaattatTCACTTGTAGGTATATCAGTTTTTGTTGGATTTAACTTGTGCTTAAAGGGTTAAAAAGTGATTGAAGTTTTTGATGGATATTATTTGTTGGTTTCTTTGACAGATGAATTAATTCATGTTATGATGAGTAACGTTTCTTTCATTATAATTGCTATATCACTACACTTACAAAACTTACAATTTTGAATATATGTCAAGGAATAAATGCTCAAAAGTACATAGCCACCTCCGGAAGCCCAAAGGCCGTCTGAATGGATCAAGATTTGTGTTTTTCTAACTTAAGTTTTTTCATTATTATTAAAATGTATTTTTAATTTTGATTTACTATAGGAACAAAATAATAATCCAACTTTAAAGGGAGGAACTttccacttttagtataataataatatatatatgattacaaGAGAatccccgtgcgacgagctcgacccagaaaaTTCGTAGGCAGGGGTTTTCAAACTTGAAATCTCCATTATGAAAGTTTCATGCTCAACCAACTAAGCCTTCCTTGCGGATGATTTAACCTGTTTATAAGGTTAGCCAAACACCCTATTATTCTTCTTTAGATCTATAATCATTATATGTATTCCAACAACTTCACTATCACTCGGAGCAAAGCTcgcagcagttttttttttttttttgacacctcccaccagcacaggtaCATTGATTATTgagccacacccttgggtgcactAGCAATAGAAATTTAAAGTTATCTTCATGATATATATAGTCATGGGCTGGAGCCATGGAATCAAGCAACTGATACTTTGAACCCATCGAGCTGCAGCTTTCCCCGGGAACCTGTGTAAATGTGGATTATTCGTGCATAGGACTGGCTCTTTAAATTCCAGGT
Coding sequences within it:
- the LOC132603061 gene encoding wall-associated receptor kinase-like 10, with translation MQIPIWSFFVLLIGLLFKETPQVSATRIWSSSAILSSSKPGCPERCGNITIPYPFGIGKGCYFNEKFEVSCTNNTAFIGGRKLRSISVDSVSVVIPFRPTPYNKSSGKNIYGDAWQTSTEYISLSKKNILVAIGCDVYAGVKDLDTSSGYIVSGCSSFCSNLTNNFSSSSASLSYCTGSNGCCQSAFSKIPGRLNVSIQTMNTEKTSWASNNCSYVLILEKGFSESNFTQLFGKCKEDDYYEARVAFDWVIGNVSCDKAMRRPKYYACRNNSRCVDDTTRPGEGYRCNCSAGYQGNPYLPHGCQDINECASPKWKRCSNKTRCVNTPGSFLCEPNNVKHMPLIQICLGLVAAFTLVILVAVCLWLRKWLGKREEKKAKQKFFKRNGGLLLRQRIPLNGESTSDSLLKHFLKEELEKATDNFNEIRILGKGGLGTVYKGMLSDGSIVAVKKSNAVNEDQIEQFINEILILSQINQRHIVKVLGCCLETQVPLLVYEYISNGTLSSHIHGNLSHSSNPTHSKSELDVQIHSRQEIILSWDHRLRIAAEVAGALSYMHSSASTPILHRDIKSNNILLDDNFRAVVSDFGLSRFLSVDKTHLTTLVGGTFGYIAPEYFRSGQLTDKCDVYAFGVILAELLTSQRAVSSSEIEDPGLAIRFTLLLKQNRIFEIVDTEIVKEVADEHVILVVAKLAKRCLNFNARKRPSMKEVAVELDQLGKLRQDMPHPERSQDNISPKSESSYSYTSDCTEEDNQNSVSQNELQ